One part of the Sarcophilus harrisii chromosome 5, mSarHar1.11, whole genome shotgun sequence genome encodes these proteins:
- the CDV3 gene encoding protein CDV3 homolog isoform X7: MAETEERSLDNFFAKRDKKKKKERSSRAAGAANAGGAGAGAAAGAAGAALTGGAGTGAGGGGARPAEGAAGAAGAAGPGAAAKTKDEDEWKEFEQKEVDYSGLRVQAMQISEKEEDDNEKREDPGDNWEETGSGGVEKSSGPWNKTAPVQAPAPAIETPEPVMTGGVYRPPGARVTSTRKTPQGPPEIYSDTQFPSLQSTAKHVESRKY; the protein is encoded by the exons ATGGCCGAGACCGAGGAGCGCAGCCTCGACAACTTTTTCGCCAAGAgggacaagaagaagaagaaggagcgAAGCAGCCGGGCCGCGGGCGCCGCTAACGCCGGAGGAGCCGGCGCGGGGGCCGCGGCCGGGGCCGCCGGAGCTGCCTTGACCGGAGGCGCCGGGACTGGGGCCGGCGGCGGGGGCGCCCGACCGGCTGAGGGGGCGGCGGGGGCCGCGGGGGCCGCGGGACCCGGAGCGGCCGCCAAGACCAAG GATGAAGACGAATGGAAAGAATTCGAGCAAAAAGAAGTCGACTACAGCGGACTCAGAGTTCAGGCGATGCAGATAAG tgaaaaggaagaagatgataatgaaaagagagaagatcCAGGGGATAACTGGGAAGAAACCGGTAGTGGTGGCGTAGAAAAGTCATCTGGTCCTTGGAATAAAACGGCTCCTGTTCAAGCACCTGCTCCAGCTATtg AAACCCCAGAACCTGTTATGACTGGTGGTGTGTACAGGCCTCCTGGTGCCAGAGTGACTTCAACGAGGAAAACACCACAAGGACCACCAGAAATCTACAGTGATACACAGTTCCCATCATTACAGTCCACTGCCAAGCATGTAGAAAGTCGGAA ATACTGA
- the CDV3 gene encoding protein CDV3 homolog isoform X5 → MAETEERSLDNFFAKRDKKKKKERSSRAAGAANAGGAGAGAAAGAAGAALTGGAGTGAGGGGARPAEGAAGAAGAAGPGAAAKTKDEDEWKEFEQKEVDYSGLRVQAMQISEKEEDDNEKREDPGDNWEETGSGGVEKSSGPWNKTAPVQAPAPAIVTETPEPVMTGGVYRPPGARVTSTRKTPQGPPEIYSDTQFPSLQSTAKHVESRKY, encoded by the exons ATGGCCGAGACCGAGGAGCGCAGCCTCGACAACTTTTTCGCCAAGAgggacaagaagaagaagaaggagcgAAGCAGCCGGGCCGCGGGCGCCGCTAACGCCGGAGGAGCCGGCGCGGGGGCCGCGGCCGGGGCCGCCGGAGCTGCCTTGACCGGAGGCGCCGGGACTGGGGCCGGCGGCGGGGGCGCCCGACCGGCTGAGGGGGCGGCGGGGGCCGCGGGGGCCGCGGGACCCGGAGCGGCCGCCAAGACCAAG GATGAAGACGAATGGAAAGAATTCGAGCAAAAAGAAGTCGACTACAGCGGACTCAGAGTTCAGGCGATGCAGATAAG tgaaaaggaagaagatgataatgaaaagagagaagatcCAGGGGATAACTGGGAAGAAACCGGTAGTGGTGGCGTAGAAAAGTCATCTGGTCCTTGGAATAAAACGGCTCCTGTTCAAGCACCTGCTCCAGCTATtg TTACAGAAACCCCAGAACCTGTTATGACTGGTGGTGTGTACAGGCCTCCTGGTGCCAGAGTGACTTCAACGAGGAAAACACCACAAGGACCACCAGAAATCTACAGTGATACACAGTTCCCATCATTACAGTCCACTGCCAAGCATGTAGAAAGTCGGAA ATACTGA
- the CDV3 gene encoding protein CDV3 homolog isoform X6, with translation MAETEERSLDNFFAKRDKKKKKERSSRAAGAANAGGAGAGAAAGAAGAALTGGAGTGAGGGGARPAEGAAGAAGAAGPGAAAKTKDEDEWKEFEQKEVDYSGLRVQAMQISEKEEDDNEKREDPGDNWEETGSGGVEKSSGPWNKTAPVQAPAPAIVTETPEPVMTGGVYRPPGARVTSTRKTPQGPPEIYSDTQFPSLQSTAKHVESRK, from the exons ATGGCCGAGACCGAGGAGCGCAGCCTCGACAACTTTTTCGCCAAGAgggacaagaagaagaagaaggagcgAAGCAGCCGGGCCGCGGGCGCCGCTAACGCCGGAGGAGCCGGCGCGGGGGCCGCGGCCGGGGCCGCCGGAGCTGCCTTGACCGGAGGCGCCGGGACTGGGGCCGGCGGCGGGGGCGCCCGACCGGCTGAGGGGGCGGCGGGGGCCGCGGGGGCCGCGGGACCCGGAGCGGCCGCCAAGACCAAG GATGAAGACGAATGGAAAGAATTCGAGCAAAAAGAAGTCGACTACAGCGGACTCAGAGTTCAGGCGATGCAGATAAG tgaaaaggaagaagatgataatgaaaagagagaagatcCAGGGGATAACTGGGAAGAAACCGGTAGTGGTGGCGTAGAAAAGTCATCTGGTCCTTGGAATAAAACGGCTCCTGTTCAAGCACCTGCTCCAGCTATtg TTACAGAAACCCCAGAACCTGTTATGACTGGTGGTGTGTACAGGCCTCCTGGTGCCAGAGTGACTTCAACGAGGAAAACACCACAAGGACCACCAGAAATCTACAGTGATACACAGTTCCCATCATTACAGTCCACTGCCAAGCATGTAGAAAGTCGGAA GTAA
- the CDV3 gene encoding protein CDV3 homolog isoform X3, with translation MGARSPDSSQSRVLRDPQPGPWSLLPRLPANGRRRPVLLAEKTPPGVTSSADAHVGLNLNSWCCMGFLVIVLPAGMRFRFCGAAERTFVIVTRLPCELPFLKTEKEEDDNEKREDPGDNWEETGSGGVEKSSGPWNKTAPVQAPAPAIVTETPEPVMTGGVYRPPGARVTSTRKTPQGPPEIYSDTQFPSLQSTAKHVESRKDKEMEKSFEVVRYRNRGRDEVSKNQALKLQLDNHYAVLGDQ, from the exons ATGGGCGCCCGGAGCCCCGACTCCAGTCAGAGCCGAGTGCTGCGGGACCCCCAGCCAGGCCCTTGGTCCCTCCTGCCTCGGCTTCCCGCAAACGGCCGCAGAAGGCCTGTTCTCTTGGCTGAGAAAACGCCGCCTGGGGTCACGAGCAGTGCTGATGCACATGTGGGATTGAATTTAAACAGCTGGTGCTGTATGGGATTTCTGGTGATAGTGTTACCGGCAGGAATGAGATTTCGCTTCTGCGGGGCTGCGGAAAGGACTTTCGTAATAGTCACTCGTCTTCCTTGTGAGCTCCCATTCCTGAAAAC tgaaaaggaagaagatgataatgaaaagagagaagatcCAGGGGATAACTGGGAAGAAACCGGTAGTGGTGGCGTAGAAAAGTCATCTGGTCCTTGGAATAAAACGGCTCCTGTTCAAGCACCTGCTCCAGCTATtg TTACAGAAACCCCAGAACCTGTTATGACTGGTGGTGTGTACAGGCCTCCTGGTGCCAGAGTGACTTCAACGAGGAAAACACCACAAGGACCACCAGAAATCTACAGTGATACACAGTTCCCATCATTACAGTCCACTGCCAAGCATGTAGAAAGTCGGAA ggataaagaaatggagaagagCTTTGAAGTAGTAAGATACAGAAATAGAGGTAGGGATGAGGTTTCCAAAAACCAGGCACTTAAACTGCAGCTAGACAACCACTATGCTGTGCTTGGGGATCAGTAA
- the CDV3 gene encoding protein CDV3 homolog isoform X2: MAETEERSLDNFFAKRDKKKKKERSSRAAGAANAGGAGAGAAAGAAGAALTGGAGTGAGGGGARPAEGAAGAAGAAGPGAAAKTKDEDEWKEFEQKEVDYSGLRVQAMQISEKEEDDNEKREDPGDNWEETGSGGVEKSSGPWNKTAPVQAPAPAIETPEPVMTGGVYRPPGARVTSTRKTPQGPPEIYSDTQFPSLQSTAKHVESRKDKEMEKSFEVVRYRNRGRDEVSKNQALKLQLDNHYAVLGDQ; this comes from the exons ATGGCCGAGACCGAGGAGCGCAGCCTCGACAACTTTTTCGCCAAGAgggacaagaagaagaagaaggagcgAAGCAGCCGGGCCGCGGGCGCCGCTAACGCCGGAGGAGCCGGCGCGGGGGCCGCGGCCGGGGCCGCCGGAGCTGCCTTGACCGGAGGCGCCGGGACTGGGGCCGGCGGCGGGGGCGCCCGACCGGCTGAGGGGGCGGCGGGGGCCGCGGGGGCCGCGGGACCCGGAGCGGCCGCCAAGACCAAG GATGAAGACGAATGGAAAGAATTCGAGCAAAAAGAAGTCGACTACAGCGGACTCAGAGTTCAGGCGATGCAGATAAG tgaaaaggaagaagatgataatgaaaagagagaagatcCAGGGGATAACTGGGAAGAAACCGGTAGTGGTGGCGTAGAAAAGTCATCTGGTCCTTGGAATAAAACGGCTCCTGTTCAAGCACCTGCTCCAGCTATtg AAACCCCAGAACCTGTTATGACTGGTGGTGTGTACAGGCCTCCTGGTGCCAGAGTGACTTCAACGAGGAAAACACCACAAGGACCACCAGAAATCTACAGTGATACACAGTTCCCATCATTACAGTCCACTGCCAAGCATGTAGAAAGTCGGAA ggataaagaaatggagaagagCTTTGAAGTAGTAAGATACAGAAATAGAGGTAGGGATGAGGTTTCCAAAAACCAGGCACTTAAACTGCAGCTAGACAACCACTATGCTGTGCTTGGGGATCAGTAA
- the CDV3 gene encoding protein CDV3 homolog isoform X1 codes for MAETEERSLDNFFAKRDKKKKKERSSRAAGAANAGGAGAGAAAGAAGAALTGGAGTGAGGGGARPAEGAAGAAGAAGPGAAAKTKDEDEWKEFEQKEVDYSGLRVQAMQISEKEEDDNEKREDPGDNWEETGSGGVEKSSGPWNKTAPVQAPAPAIVTETPEPVMTGGVYRPPGARVTSTRKTPQGPPEIYSDTQFPSLQSTAKHVESRKDKEMEKSFEVVRYRNRGRDEVSKNQALKLQLDNHYAVLGDQ; via the exons ATGGCCGAGACCGAGGAGCGCAGCCTCGACAACTTTTTCGCCAAGAgggacaagaagaagaagaaggagcgAAGCAGCCGGGCCGCGGGCGCCGCTAACGCCGGAGGAGCCGGCGCGGGGGCCGCGGCCGGGGCCGCCGGAGCTGCCTTGACCGGAGGCGCCGGGACTGGGGCCGGCGGCGGGGGCGCCCGACCGGCTGAGGGGGCGGCGGGGGCCGCGGGGGCCGCGGGACCCGGAGCGGCCGCCAAGACCAAG GATGAAGACGAATGGAAAGAATTCGAGCAAAAAGAAGTCGACTACAGCGGACTCAGAGTTCAGGCGATGCAGATAAG tgaaaaggaagaagatgataatgaaaagagagaagatcCAGGGGATAACTGGGAAGAAACCGGTAGTGGTGGCGTAGAAAAGTCATCTGGTCCTTGGAATAAAACGGCTCCTGTTCAAGCACCTGCTCCAGCTATtg TTACAGAAACCCCAGAACCTGTTATGACTGGTGGTGTGTACAGGCCTCCTGGTGCCAGAGTGACTTCAACGAGGAAAACACCACAAGGACCACCAGAAATCTACAGTGATACACAGTTCCCATCATTACAGTCCACTGCCAAGCATGTAGAAAGTCGGAA ggataaagaaatggagaagagCTTTGAAGTAGTAAGATACAGAAATAGAGGTAGGGATGAGGTTTCCAAAAACCAGGCACTTAAACTGCAGCTAGACAACCACTATGCTGTGCTTGGGGATCAGTAA
- the CDV3 gene encoding protein CDV3 homolog isoform X4 — translation MAETEERSLDNFFAKRDKKKKKERSSRAAGAANAGGAGAGAAAGAAGAALTGGAGTGAGGGGARPAEGAAGAAGAAGPGAAAKTKDEDEWKEFEQKEVDYSGLRVQAMQISEKEEDDNEKREDPGDNWEETGSGGVEKSSGPWNKTAPVQAPAPAIVTETPEPVMTGGVYRPPGARVTSTRKTPQGPPEIYSDTQFPSLQSTAKHVESRKKSRKRNENGLLLVN, via the exons ATGGCCGAGACCGAGGAGCGCAGCCTCGACAACTTTTTCGCCAAGAgggacaagaagaagaagaaggagcgAAGCAGCCGGGCCGCGGGCGCCGCTAACGCCGGAGGAGCCGGCGCGGGGGCCGCGGCCGGGGCCGCCGGAGCTGCCTTGACCGGAGGCGCCGGGACTGGGGCCGGCGGCGGGGGCGCCCGACCGGCTGAGGGGGCGGCGGGGGCCGCGGGGGCCGCGGGACCCGGAGCGGCCGCCAAGACCAAG GATGAAGACGAATGGAAAGAATTCGAGCAAAAAGAAGTCGACTACAGCGGACTCAGAGTTCAGGCGATGCAGATAAG tgaaaaggaagaagatgataatgaaaagagagaagatcCAGGGGATAACTGGGAAGAAACCGGTAGTGGTGGCGTAGAAAAGTCATCTGGTCCTTGGAATAAAACGGCTCCTGTTCAAGCACCTGCTCCAGCTATtg TTACAGAAACCCCAGAACCTGTTATGACTGGTGGTGTGTACAGGCCTCCTGGTGCCAGAGTGACTTCAACGAGGAAAACACCACAAGGACCACCAGAAATCTACAGTGATACACAGTTCCCATCATTACAGTCCACTGCCAAGCATGTAGAAAGTCGGAA GAAATCAAGGAAGAGGAATGAAAATGGTCTATTATTAGTTAATTAG
- the CDV3 gene encoding protein CDV3 homolog isoform X8: MAETEERSLDNFFAKRDKKKKKERSSRAAGAANAGGAGAGAAAGAAGAALTGGAGTGAGGGGARPAEGAAGAAGAAGPGAAAKTKDEDEWKEFEQKEVDYSGLRVQAMQISEKEEDDNEKREDPGDNWEETGSGGVEKSSGPWNKTAPVQAPAPAIETPEPVMTGGVYRPPGARVTSTRKTPQGPPEIYSDTQFPSLQSTAKHVESRK; this comes from the exons ATGGCCGAGACCGAGGAGCGCAGCCTCGACAACTTTTTCGCCAAGAgggacaagaagaagaagaaggagcgAAGCAGCCGGGCCGCGGGCGCCGCTAACGCCGGAGGAGCCGGCGCGGGGGCCGCGGCCGGGGCCGCCGGAGCTGCCTTGACCGGAGGCGCCGGGACTGGGGCCGGCGGCGGGGGCGCCCGACCGGCTGAGGGGGCGGCGGGGGCCGCGGGGGCCGCGGGACCCGGAGCGGCCGCCAAGACCAAG GATGAAGACGAATGGAAAGAATTCGAGCAAAAAGAAGTCGACTACAGCGGACTCAGAGTTCAGGCGATGCAGATAAG tgaaaaggaagaagatgataatgaaaagagagaagatcCAGGGGATAACTGGGAAGAAACCGGTAGTGGTGGCGTAGAAAAGTCATCTGGTCCTTGGAATAAAACGGCTCCTGTTCAAGCACCTGCTCCAGCTATtg AAACCCCAGAACCTGTTATGACTGGTGGTGTGTACAGGCCTCCTGGTGCCAGAGTGACTTCAACGAGGAAAACACCACAAGGACCACCAGAAATCTACAGTGATACACAGTTCCCATCATTACAGTCCACTGCCAAGCATGTAGAAAGTCGGAAGTAA